Proteins found in one Pelobates fuscus isolate aPelFus1 chromosome 10, aPelFus1.pri, whole genome shotgun sequence genomic segment:
- the MED19 gene encoding mediator of RNA polymerase II transcription subunit 19, which translates to MMEGFSALFASAEPPPPLPSVPGAPSGVPASSGGFGSSKPQVTGTANSSVPGPPLPPPPPLSVGSAGDDSARRSPSGPFYLLRELPGLSDLTGSVNLIVHYNLEHSFSKFCGKKVKEKLSNFLPDLPGMIDTPGSQDNSSLRSLIEKPPICGNSFTPLTGALLTGFRLHAGPLPEQCRLMHIQPPKKKNKKHKTRTQEPAPPETPSDSDHRKKKKKQREDDPERRRKKKDKKKKKSRHSPEHPGAAGSQSGVR; encoded by the exons ATGATGGAGGGATTCTCAGCACTCTTCGCTTCCGCGGAGCCGCCGCCGCCTCTGCCGTCCGTTCCGGGAGCTCCATCCGGCGTCCCTGCGTCCAGCGGCGGGTTCGGGTCGAGCAAGCCCCAAGTGACGGGGACTGCGAATTCTTCGGTGCCCGGCCCCCCGCTGCCGCCTCCGCCGCCGCTCTCCGTGGGCTCCGCCGGGGACGACTCAGCCCGAAGATCCCCGTCTGGCCCCTTCTACCTCCTCCGGGAGCTGCCGG GGCTTTCAGACCTGACGGGTAGTGTTAATCTCATAGTACATTATAACCTAGAACATTCCTTCAGTAAGTTCTGTGGCAAAAAAGTTAAAGAAAAGCTCAGTAATTTTCTTCCTGACCTTCCAG GTATGATTGATACTCCAGGATCTCAGGATAACAGCAGCTTGCGTTCATTGATTGAGAAGCCACCAATCTGTGGGAACTCATTCACCCCGCTGACAGGCGCATTGCTAACAGGATTCAGACTTCATGCTGGACCG CTCCCAGAACAATGCCGTTTGATGCACATACAACCCCCAAAGAAGaagaataaaaaacacaaaactaggACACAGGAGCCAGCACCCCCAG AAACCCCATCCGATTCTGATCAcaggaaaaagaagaagaagcaaaGAGAAGATGACCCAGAAAGACGTAggaaaaagaaagataaaaagaaaaagaag AGTCGCCATAGCCCTGAGCACCCAGGAGCAGCAGGTTCACAGAGTGGTGTTCGCTAA